One window of Erwinia aphidicola genomic DNA carries:
- the arnF gene encoding 4-amino-4-deoxy-L-arabinose-phosphoundecaprenol flippase subunit ArnF, whose product MMGYVFALCSVMLVTLAQLMLRWSMVRLPGIEEIAGQWQQLSLPAVIALCAGLLAYTLSMLCWMLALRRIALSRAYPLLSLSYVLVWLLAIALPIFSEPFHIGALIGVLLIIIGLVLSCLKPAVKKR is encoded by the coding sequence ATAATGGGGTACGTTTTTGCCCTGTGCAGCGTGATGCTGGTGACGCTGGCTCAGCTGATGCTGCGCTGGTCGATGGTGAGATTGCCGGGCATTGAGGAGATCGCCGGGCAGTGGCAGCAGCTGTCGCTGCCTGCGGTGATAGCGCTGTGTGCCGGCTTGCTGGCCTATACGCTGTCGATGCTTTGCTGGATGCTGGCGCTCAGGCGTATCGCGCTCAGCCGGGCTTATCCGCTGCTCAGCCTGAGCTATGTGCTGGTGTGGCTGTTGGCGATCGCGCTGCCGATATTCTCCGAACCTTTCCATATCGGGGCGCTGATCGGCGTGCTGCTGATCATTATCGGGCTGGTATTGAGCTGCCTGAAGCCTGCGGTAAAAAAGCGGTAA
- a CDS encoding transcriptional regulator codes for MQREHVLEQALNVLEQHGLAATTSLEMMAGELDCSAQELQRFWPDRDALLYDALRYHGQQIDVWRRQLLLDDSLSAGQKLLARYQVLADAVNNKRYPGCLFIAACSFYPQPEHPIHQIAELQKQASWQFTHQLLSELETDNPAGVAHQMELILEGCLSRLLVKRQVEDVETARCLAEDVLNFALCRKNGALS; via the coding sequence GTGCAGCGTGAACACGTACTTGAACAGGCTCTGAACGTGCTGGAGCAGCATGGCCTTGCGGCGACCACCTCTCTTGAAATGATGGCGGGTGAACTGGACTGCAGTGCACAGGAGCTGCAGCGCTTCTGGCCGGATCGCGACGCGCTGCTGTATGACGCGCTGCGCTATCACGGCCAGCAGATCGACGTGTGGCGCCGCCAGCTGCTGCTGGATGATAGCCTGAGCGCCGGGCAAAAACTGCTGGCCCGTTACCAGGTGCTGGCCGATGCGGTGAACAATAAGCGCTATCCCGGCTGCCTGTTTATTGCCGCCTGCAGCTTCTATCCGCAGCCGGAGCACCCGATCCACCAGATTGCCGAGCTGCAAAAACAGGCTTCGTGGCAGTTCACTCATCAATTGCTGAGCGAGCTGGAAACGGACAACCCTGCGGGCGTCGCGCACCAGATGGAGCTGATTCTGGAGGGCTGCCTGTCACGCCTGCTGGTTAAACGCCAGGTAGAGGATGTCGAGACTGCGCGCTGCCTGGCGGAAGATGTGCTCAACTTTGCGCTGTGCCGCAAGAACGGTGCGCTGAGCTGA
- a CDS encoding protein-disulfide reductase DsbD, with amino-acid sequence MTQRLIPYIFLLLLSLFSATASASLFGQNSNSQFVPVNQAFAFDFSQKNDQLTLSWQVKPGYYLYRQQLKISVQGATLAQWELPAGKPHEDEFYGKTEIYPQSLTLPFTLEQAGNGAQMTVTYQGCAAAGFCYPPETRSVPLNAVAAHSSAPAPAPSAAVSAAPDNRSDNTLPFSPLWALLIGIGVAFTPCVLPMYPLISGIILGGNRQYRLGRLFALAMVYVQGMALTYTVMGIVVAAAGLRFQAALQAPAVLIVLSALFIVLALSMFGLFSLQLPSSLQTRLTLWSNRQQGGSLPGVFLMGALAGLICSPCTTAPLSAILLYIAQSGNMLAGGGTLYLYALGMGLPLIAITLFGNRLLPKSGPWMQTVKEGFGFVILALPVFLLERVIGDAWGLRLWSALGVAFFGWAFISSLKANRGWLRVLQILLLGAMLIAARPLQDWAFGNAPTAESAAHLSFNRVSSVEQLNQQLQNSAGKITLLDLYADWCVACKEFEKYTFSDGQVQSALGQLQLLQADVTANSATDSALLQHLNVLGLPTILFFDASGHEIPGSRITGWMKPAAFRAHLQKLAR; translated from the coding sequence ATGACCCAGCGACTTATCCCCTACATTTTTCTGCTGTTGCTCAGCCTGTTCAGCGCTACCGCCAGTGCATCACTGTTCGGGCAGAACAGTAACAGCCAGTTTGTTCCGGTCAATCAGGCTTTTGCTTTTGATTTTTCTCAGAAAAACGATCAGCTCACGCTCAGCTGGCAGGTCAAGCCCGGCTACTACCTTTATCGCCAACAGCTGAAGATCAGCGTACAGGGCGCGACCCTGGCGCAGTGGGAACTGCCTGCAGGCAAGCCACACGAAGATGAGTTCTACGGCAAGACCGAAATCTACCCGCAGAGCCTGACGCTGCCGTTTACCCTTGAGCAGGCCGGGAACGGCGCGCAGATGACGGTCACCTATCAGGGCTGCGCCGCTGCCGGATTCTGCTACCCGCCGGAAACCCGCAGCGTGCCGCTCAATGCCGTGGCAGCCCACAGCAGCGCACCTGCGCCCGCGCCATCAGCCGCCGTCAGCGCCGCGCCGGATAACCGCAGCGATAATACCCTGCCATTCTCCCCGCTGTGGGCATTGCTGATTGGGATTGGCGTGGCGTTCACCCCCTGCGTACTGCCGATGTATCCGCTAATCTCCGGCATTATCCTCGGCGGTAACCGCCAGTACCGCCTGGGCCGCCTGTTCGCGCTGGCGATGGTCTATGTGCAGGGAATGGCGCTGACCTACACGGTGATGGGGATTGTTGTCGCCGCTGCCGGGCTGCGCTTCCAGGCGGCGCTGCAGGCTCCCGCCGTCCTGATCGTGCTTTCCGCGTTGTTTATCGTGCTGGCGCTGTCGATGTTTGGCCTGTTCAGCCTGCAGCTGCCCTCTTCCCTGCAGACCCGCCTGACGCTGTGGAGCAACCGCCAGCAGGGGGGATCGCTGCCCGGCGTATTCCTGATGGGCGCGCTGGCCGGGCTGATCTGCTCGCCGTGCACCACTGCCCCGCTCAGCGCCATCCTGCTGTATATCGCCCAGAGCGGCAATATGCTGGCCGGTGGCGGCACGCTGTATCTCTACGCGCTGGGCATGGGCCTGCCGCTGATTGCCATTACGCTGTTTGGTAACCGCCTGCTGCCGAAAAGCGGCCCGTGGATGCAGACGGTCAAAGAGGGCTTCGGCTTCGTCATCCTCGCCCTGCCGGTGTTCCTGCTGGAACGCGTTATCGGCGATGCCTGGGGCCTGCGCCTGTGGAGCGCGCTGGGCGTGGCCTTCTTCGGCTGGGCATTTATCAGCAGCCTGAAAGCCAACCGCGGCTGGCTGCGCGTGCTGCAAATCCTGCTGCTGGGCGCCATGCTGATTGCTGCCCGCCCGTTACAGGACTGGGCCTTCGGCAATGCGCCAACGGCAGAATCGGCCGCGCACCTCAGCTTTAACCGCGTCAGCAGCGTTGAGCAGCTCAACCAGCAGCTGCAAAACAGCGCGGGCAAAATCACCCTGCTCGATCTGTATGCCGACTGGTGCGTGGCCTGCAAAGAGTTTGAGAAGTACACCTTCAGCGACGGCCAGGTGCAGAGCGCGCTCGGCCAGCTGCAGCTGTTACAGGCGGACGTCACCGCCAACAGTGCCACCGACAGCGCCCTGCTCCAGCACCTGAACGTGCTCGGCCTGCCGACCATTTTGTTCTTCGATGCCAGCGGCCACGAAATTCCCGGCTCGCGCATCACCGGCTGGATGAAACCTGCCGCTTTCCGCGCGCATTTGCAGAAACTGGCGCGTTAA
- a CDS encoding anaerobic C4-dicarboxylate transporter, with translation MLLPELIVVFLAIYLGSRLGGIGIGFAGGMGVLVLTLGFQITPGAIPFDVIEIIMGVIAAIAAMQVAGGMDYLVSLAERLLRKHPRYITFLAPLVTYFMTLLAGTGHTAFSTLPVIAEVAKEQGVRPSRPLSIAVVASQIAITASPISAAVVFMAGILEPRGISYLALLGVAIPSTMAAIFIAALFTNFLGKELKDDDVYQARLAKGEVTLRGASKFQEKPGAKRSVLLLLLGIVAVVLYATAISDAVGLIANPVLPRNEAIVVFMLTVAALICLTCKIDTGEILSASTFKSGMSACVCVLGVAWLGDTFVKAHIGEIQQVAGELLHDYPWMLAVILFFASTLLYSQAATTKALMPAALLLGVSPVTAVASFAAVSALFVLPTYPTLLAAVEMDDTGSTRIGRFVFNHSFLVPGTLAIILSVAFGFLLGGIFL, from the coding sequence ATGTTATTACCAGAACTCATCGTCGTGTTTTTGGCGATCTATTTAGGTAGCCGGCTGGGCGGCATCGGCATTGGCTTTGCCGGGGGAATGGGGGTTCTGGTGCTCACCCTCGGTTTCCAGATTACCCCGGGAGCCATTCCGTTCGACGTGATTGAGATCATCATGGGGGTGATCGCCGCCATTGCCGCAATGCAGGTTGCCGGGGGGATGGATTACCTGGTCAGCCTGGCAGAGCGCCTGCTGCGCAAGCATCCGCGCTATATCACCTTCCTCGCGCCGCTGGTGACCTATTTTATGACGCTGCTGGCCGGAACCGGGCACACCGCGTTCTCGACGCTGCCGGTGATTGCCGAAGTTGCCAAGGAGCAGGGTGTGCGCCCGTCGCGCCCGCTGTCGATTGCGGTCGTCGCCTCGCAGATTGCGATTACCGCCTCGCCGATCTCGGCGGCGGTGGTGTTTATGGCCGGCATTCTCGAACCGCGCGGCATCAGCTATCTGGCGCTGCTCGGCGTGGCGATCCCGTCCACCATGGCCGCTATTTTTATTGCCGCGCTGTTCACCAACTTCTTAGGGAAGGAGTTAAAGGATGATGATGTTTACCAGGCACGTCTGGCCAAGGGCGAAGTGACCCTGCGCGGCGCCAGCAAATTCCAGGAGAAGCCCGGCGCTAAGCGTTCAGTGCTGCTGCTGCTGCTGGGGATCGTTGCCGTGGTGCTGTACGCCACCGCCATCAGCGATGCCGTGGGGCTGATTGCCAACCCGGTGCTGCCGCGCAATGAGGCCATTGTGGTGTTTATGCTGACCGTGGCCGCGCTGATCTGCCTGACCTGTAAAATCGATACCGGGGAGATCCTCAGCGCCAGCACCTTTAAATCCGGCATGAGCGCCTGCGTCTGCGTACTCGGCGTAGCGTGGCTGGGCGACACTTTTGTTAAAGCGCATATCGGCGAGATCCAGCAGGTGGCGGGCGAGCTGCTGCATGACTATCCGTGGATGCTGGCGGTGATCCTGTTCTTTGCTTCTACCCTGCTCTATTCTCAGGCGGCGACCACCAAAGCGCTGATGCCAGCGGCGCTGCTGCTCGGCGTGTCGCCGGTTACCGCCGTCGCCTCATTTGCAGCGGTGTCCGCGCTGTTTGTGTTACCGACCTACCCAACCCTGCTGGCGGCAGTAGAGATGGACGACACCGGGTCGACGCGCATTGGCCGCTTTGTGTTTAACCACTCATTCCTGGTGCCCGGCACGCTGGCGATTATCCTGTCGGTTGCGTTTGGTTTCCTGCTCGGCGGAATTTTCCTCTGA
- the aspA gene encoding aspartate ammonia-lyase, with product MANNIRIEEDLLGMREVPADAYYGVHTLRAIENFYISNSKISDIPEFVRGMVMVKKAAALANKELQTIPRNVANAIVNACDEVLNNGKCMDQFPIDVYQGGAGTSVNMNTNEVLANIGLELMGHQKGEYQFLNPNDHVNKCQSTNDAYPTGFRIAVYSSILKLLDAIGQLSEGFQRKAVEFNTILKMGRTQLQDAVPMTLGQEFHAFNVLLNEEIRSILRTAELLLEVNLGATAIGTRLNTPDGYQQLAVQKLAEVSGLACVPAEDLIEATSDCGAYVMVHSSLKRLAVKLSKICNDLRLLSSGPRAGLNEINLPELQAGSSIMPAKVNPVVPEVVNQVCFKVIGNDITVTMASEAGQLQLNVMEPVIGQAMFESVHILTNACYNLLEKCVDGITANKAVCEAYVFNSIGIVTYLNPYIGHHNGDIVGKICAETGKSVREVVLERGLLTESELDDIFSTQNLMFPVYKAKRYTDENEQ from the coding sequence ATGGCTAATAACATTCGTATCGAAGAAGACCTGTTAGGTATGCGTGAAGTTCCCGCAGATGCTTATTACGGTGTTCATACTCTGCGTGCGATTGAAAACTTCTATATCAGCAACAGCAAAATCAGCGATATTCCTGAGTTTGTGCGCGGTATGGTGATGGTAAAAAAAGCGGCGGCGCTGGCGAACAAAGAGCTGCAAACTATTCCGCGCAACGTGGCCAACGCGATCGTCAATGCTTGCGATGAAGTGCTGAACAACGGCAAATGCATGGATCAGTTCCCGATTGACGTCTATCAGGGCGGCGCGGGCACCTCGGTGAACATGAACACCAACGAAGTGTTAGCCAATATCGGTCTTGAGCTGATGGGCCATCAGAAAGGGGAGTATCAGTTCCTCAACCCGAACGACCACGTCAACAAATGCCAGTCAACCAACGATGCCTATCCAACCGGTTTCCGCATTGCGGTTTATAGCTCAATCCTCAAGCTGCTGGATGCTATCGGCCAGCTGAGCGAAGGCTTCCAGCGCAAGGCCGTCGAGTTTAATACCATTCTGAAGATGGGCCGTACCCAGCTGCAGGATGCCGTCCCGATGACGCTTGGCCAGGAGTTCCACGCGTTTAACGTCCTGCTGAACGAAGAGATCCGCAGCATACTGCGCACCGCGGAACTGCTGCTGGAAGTGAACCTTGGCGCCACCGCCATCGGTACGCGCCTGAATACCCCGGATGGCTATCAGCAGCTGGCGGTGCAGAAGCTGGCGGAAGTCAGCGGCCTCGCCTGCGTTCCGGCGGAAGACCTGATCGAAGCGACCTCCGACTGTGGGGCTTACGTGATGGTGCACAGCTCGCTGAAGCGCCTGGCGGTTAAACTGTCGAAAATCTGTAATGACCTGCGCCTGCTCTCCTCCGGCCCGCGTGCTGGCCTGAATGAGATCAATCTGCCTGAACTGCAGGCCGGTTCGTCCATCATGCCCGCTAAGGTGAACCCGGTAGTGCCGGAAGTGGTGAATCAGGTGTGCTTCAAGGTGATCGGCAACGACATCACCGTCACCATGGCCTCTGAAGCGGGTCAGCTGCAGCTCAACGTGATGGAGCCGGTGATTGGCCAGGCGATGTTTGAGTCGGTCCACATCCTGACCAACGCCTGCTACAACCTGCTGGAAAAATGCGTCGATGGCATCACTGCCAATAAAGCGGTATGCGAAGCCTATGTGTTTAACTCCATCGGCATCGTCACCTACCTCAACCCGTATATCGGCCACCACAACGGCGATATCGTTGGCAAAATCTGCGCCGAAACCGGTAAGAGCGTACGCGAAGTGGTGCTTGAGCGCGGGCTGCTGACCGAAAGCGAGCTGGATGACATCTTCTCCACCCAGAACCTGATGTTCCCGGTGTATAAAGCCAAACGCTACACCGATGAAAATGAACAATAA
- a CDS encoding FxsA family protein produces the protein MRWLPFLVIFALVWIEISLFIQVAHVMGVLLTMLLVIFTSCIGISLVKNQGMKNFMLMQQKLNAGESPAAEMIKSVSLVLAGFLLLLPGFFTDFLGLLLLLPPVQKHLTLKLMPHLKMWRGNGAGPDSGFTVDGEYERKESNLIEHDDRHDRH, from the coding sequence GTGCGCTGGTTACCGTTCTTAGTGATTTTTGCCCTGGTGTGGATCGAGATTTCACTCTTCATACAGGTGGCCCACGTGATGGGCGTTTTACTGACCATGCTGCTGGTGATTTTCACCTCCTGCATCGGGATCTCGCTGGTGAAAAATCAGGGGATGAAAAACTTTATGCTGATGCAGCAGAAGCTGAACGCGGGTGAAAGCCCGGCGGCGGAGATGATCAAGAGCGTTTCGCTGGTGCTGGCGGGCTTTCTGCTGCTGCTGCCGGGATTCTTCACCGATTTCCTCGGCCTGCTGCTGCTGTTACCACCGGTGCAGAAGCACCTGACGCTGAAGCTGATGCCGCATCTTAAAATGTGGCGTGGCAATGGCGCCGGGCCGGACAGCGGGTTTACCGTGGACGGCGAATACGAGCGCAAAGAGTCAAATCTGATTGAGCATGACGATCGTCACGATCGCCATTGA
- a CDS encoding co-chaperone GroES: MKIRPLHDRVIVKRKEVESKSAGGIVLTGSAAGKSTRGEVLAVGNGRILENGDVKPLDVKVGDVVIFSEGYGAKTEKIDNEEVLIISENDILAIVEG; this comes from the coding sequence ATGAAAATTCGTCCATTGCACGATCGTGTTATCGTCAAGCGTAAAGAAGTTGAATCCAAATCTGCTGGCGGCATCGTGCTGACTGGTTCCGCGGCGGGCAAATCGACCCGTGGCGAAGTGCTGGCTGTCGGTAACGGCCGCATCCTGGAAAACGGTGACGTGAAGCCGTTGGACGTGAAAGTGGGTGATGTCGTGATCTTCAGCGAAGGCTACGGCGCAAAAACTGAAAAAATCGACAACGAAGAAGTTCTGATCATCTCAGAAAACGACATTCTGGCGATTGTTGAAGGGTAA
- the groL gene encoding chaperonin GroEL (60 kDa chaperone family; promotes refolding of misfolded polypeptides especially under stressful conditions; forms two stacked rings of heptamers to form a barrel-shaped 14mer; ends can be capped by GroES; misfolded proteins enter the barrel where they are refolded when GroES binds) yields the protein MAAKDVKFGNDARVKMLRGVNVLADAVKVTLGPKGRNVVLDKSFGAPTITKDGVSVAREIELEDKFENMGAQMVKEVASKANDAAGDGTTTATVLAQSIITEGLKAVAAGMNPMDLKRGIDQAVIAAVDELKKLSVPCSDSKAIAQVGTISANSDATVGELIAQAMEKVGKEGVITVEEGTGLQDELDVVEGMQFDRGYLSPYFINKPETGAVELESPFILLADKKISNIREMLPVLEAVAKAGKPLLIIAEDVEGEALATLVVNTMRGIVKVAAVKAPGFGDRRKAMLQDIAVLTGGTVISEEIGMELEKAGLEDMGQAKRVVINKDTTIIIDGTGEEATINGRVTQIRQQIEEATSDYDREKLQERVAKLAGGVAVLKVGAATEVEMKEKKARVEDALHATRAAVEEGVVAGGGVALVRVASKLAELRGQNEDQNVGIKVALRAMESPLRQIVSNAGEEPSVVTNNVKAGEGNYGYNAQTEEYGDMIDFGILDPTKVTRSALQYAASVAGLMITTECMVTDLPKGDAPDLGAGGGMGGMGGMGGMM from the coding sequence ATGGCAGCTAAAGACGTAAAATTCGGTAATGACGCACGCGTAAAAATGCTGCGCGGTGTCAACGTACTGGCAGATGCAGTAAAAGTTACCCTGGGCCCGAAAGGCCGTAACGTGGTTCTGGATAAATCTTTTGGTGCACCGACCATCACCAAAGATGGTGTTTCTGTCGCACGTGAAATCGAGCTGGAAGACAAGTTCGAAAACATGGGCGCGCAGATGGTGAAAGAAGTGGCCTCTAAAGCGAACGATGCTGCAGGCGACGGTACCACCACCGCCACCGTACTGGCTCAGTCCATCATCACCGAAGGCCTGAAAGCCGTCGCTGCGGGCATGAACCCGATGGATCTGAAGCGCGGTATCGACCAGGCGGTTATCGCTGCGGTTGACGAACTGAAAAAACTGTCTGTGCCATGCTCTGACTCTAAAGCTATCGCTCAGGTGGGGACTATCTCTGCTAACTCCGACGCAACCGTGGGCGAACTGATTGCTCAGGCGATGGAAAAAGTCGGCAAAGAAGGCGTGATCACCGTTGAAGAAGGCACCGGCCTGCAGGACGAGCTGGACGTGGTTGAAGGTATGCAGTTCGACCGTGGCTACCTGTCCCCGTACTTCATCAACAAGCCAGAAACTGGCGCAGTTGAGCTGGAATCTCCATTCATCCTGCTGGCTGACAAAAAAATCTCCAACATCCGTGAAATGCTGCCAGTGCTGGAAGCCGTTGCGAAAGCCGGTAAACCACTGCTGATCATTGCTGAAGATGTTGAAGGCGAAGCGCTGGCTACCCTGGTGGTTAACACCATGCGCGGCATCGTGAAAGTGGCTGCGGTTAAAGCACCAGGCTTCGGCGACCGTCGTAAAGCCATGCTGCAGGACATCGCAGTGCTGACCGGTGGTACCGTGATCTCTGAAGAGATCGGTATGGAGCTGGAAAAAGCCGGTCTGGAAGATATGGGCCAGGCGAAACGCGTTGTGATCAACAAAGACACCACCATCATCATCGATGGTACGGGCGAAGAAGCGACGATCAACGGCCGCGTGACTCAGATCCGTCAGCAGATCGAAGAAGCGACCTCTGATTACGACCGTGAAAAACTGCAGGAGCGCGTAGCGAAACTGGCAGGCGGCGTGGCCGTGCTGAAAGTGGGCGCAGCAACTGAAGTTGAAATGAAAGAGAAGAAAGCGCGCGTTGAAGATGCCCTGCACGCAACCCGTGCTGCGGTAGAAGAAGGCGTGGTTGCTGGTGGTGGTGTTGCACTGGTACGCGTGGCTTCTAAACTGGCTGAACTGCGTGGTCAGAACGAAGACCAGAACGTGGGTATCAAAGTGGCACTGCGTGCGATGGAATCCCCACTGCGTCAGATCGTTTCTAACGCCGGTGAAGAGCCATCTGTGGTCACCAACAACGTGAAAGCGGGTGAAGGTAACTACGGTTACAACGCGCAGACCGAAGAGTACGGCGACATGATCGACTTCGGTATCCTCGACCCAACTAAAGTGACCCGTTCTGCTCTGCAGTACGCGGCCTCTGTTGCTGGCCTGATGATCACCACCGAATGCATGGTGACCGACCTGCCTAAAGGCGATGCGCCTGACTTAGGTGCTGGCGGCGGCATGGGCGGCATGGGTGGTATGGGCGGAATGATGTAA
- a CDS encoding DUF4156 domain-containing protein yields the protein MRINLLGLSVAALLLAGCSTSNTLSSAGERVTFTDQQPASSCQLLGNVTGAQSNWFSGAGGEGSSLRGAANDLRNRAAEMGGNVIYGATSPTQNIWSSFAPLDSKMSGQVYKCP from the coding sequence ATGCGGATTAACTTGCTGGGACTCTCTGTGGCGGCCCTGCTGCTGGCAGGCTGTAGTACCTCTAACACCCTGAGTTCTGCGGGCGAGCGCGTCACCTTTACCGATCAGCAACCGGCCAGCAGCTGCCAGCTGCTGGGCAACGTGACCGGCGCGCAAAGCAACTGGTTCTCAGGTGCAGGCGGTGAAGGCAGCTCACTGCGCGGCGCGGCCAACGACCTGCGTAACCGTGCGGCCGAGATGGGCGGCAACGTCATTTATGGTGCCACCAGCCCAACCCAGAACATCTGGTCCAGCTTCGCACCGCTGGACAGCAAAATGAGCGGCCAGGTTTACAAGTGCCCGTGA
- a CDS encoding TerC family protein — MNTVGTPLLWGSFAVVVVIMLAIDLLLQGRRGSHTMTMKQAAAWSLVWVTLSLLFNVAFWWYLTGTAGREVADTQALAFLTGYLIEKALAVDNVFVWLMLFSYFAVPAALQRRVLIYGVLGAIVLRTIMIFAGSWLVTQFSWLLYIFGAFLLFTGIKMALAKEDDSAIGDKPLVRWLRGHLRMTDKIEGEKFFVRQNGLLYATPLLLVLIMVELSDVIFAVDSIPAIFAVTTDPFIVLTSNLFAILGLRAMYFLLANVAERFSMLKYGLSVILVFIGVKMLIVDFFHIPIAISLGIVGGILALTLVINAVVNYRNDRKSVH, encoded by the coding sequence ATGAATACTGTTGGCACACCGTTACTCTGGGGCAGCTTCGCTGTCGTTGTCGTCATTATGCTGGCGATTGACCTGCTGCTGCAGGGCCGTCGCGGCTCACACACCATGACCATGAAGCAGGCTGCGGCCTGGTCGCTGGTCTGGGTGACCCTTTCGCTGCTGTTTAACGTCGCCTTCTGGTGGTATCTCACCGGCACTGCCGGGCGCGAGGTGGCCGATACCCAGGCGCTGGCGTTCCTCACCGGCTATCTGATTGAAAAAGCGCTGGCGGTGGATAACGTCTTCGTCTGGCTGATGCTGTTCAGCTACTTTGCCGTGCCTGCGGCGTTGCAGCGCCGTGTGCTGATCTACGGCGTGCTGGGCGCTATCGTGCTGCGTACCATCATGATCTTCGCCGGTAGCTGGCTGGTCACGCAGTTCAGCTGGCTGCTCTATATCTTCGGCGCGTTCCTGCTGTTTACCGGGATTAAAATGGCGCTGGCGAAGGAAGATGACAGCGCGATTGGCGATAAGCCGCTGGTGCGCTGGCTGCGCGGCCACCTGCGCATGACCGATAAGATCGAAGGCGAGAAGTTCTTCGTGCGTCAGAACGGCCTGCTGTATGCCACCCCGCTGCTGCTGGTGCTGATTATGGTCGAGCTGAGCGATGTGATTTTCGCGGTCGACAGTATTCCGGCGATCTTCGCCGTCACCACCGACCCGTTTATCGTGCTGACCTCTAACCTGTTCGCCATCCTCGGCCTGCGTGCGATGTACTTCCTGCTGGCGAACGTCGCGGAGCGCTTCAGCATGCTGAAATATGGCCTGTCGGTGATTCTGGTGTTTATCGGCGTGAAGATGCTGATTGTCGATTTCTTCCATATCCCGATTGCGATTTCGCTGGGGATTGTTGGCGGCATCCTGGCGCTGACGCTGGTGATTAACGCGGTGGTGAATTACCGTAACGACCGTAAGTCCGTTCACTAA
- a CDS encoding Gfo/Idh/MocA family protein, with protein MIRFAVVGTNWITRQFVDAAHETGKMKLSAVYSRSLQQAKTFASDYPVELLFDSLEQLAQSEAIDAVYIASPNALHCPQALLFMRHGKHVICEKPLASNLREAEAMVACARDNQVVLFEAFKTASLPNFLTLQQSLTRIGKLRKAFINYCQYSSRYQRYLDGENPNTFNPAWSNGSIMDIGYYCLGTAVSLWGAPYSVTASASLLESGVDAHGSVILNYGDFDVTIQHSKVSQSTLPSEIQGEEGSLVIEQVSECQRVSLVPRGGKAQDLSQPQHINTMLYEAETFARLVENNEINHAGLATSLTTAQLLTEIRRQTGVVFPADSPDAAVV; from the coding sequence ATGATTCGCTTCGCCGTCGTTGGAACCAACTGGATCACCCGTCAGTTTGTCGATGCCGCTCACGAAACCGGAAAAATGAAGCTCAGCGCCGTCTATTCGCGCTCGCTGCAGCAGGCGAAAACCTTCGCCAGCGATTATCCGGTCGAGCTGCTGTTTGACTCTCTGGAGCAGCTGGCGCAGAGCGAGGCTATCGATGCGGTGTATATCGCCAGCCCGAACGCCCTGCACTGCCCGCAGGCGCTGCTGTTTATGCGCCACGGCAAGCACGTGATCTGCGAGAAGCCGCTGGCGTCCAACCTGCGCGAAGCGGAGGCGATGGTCGCCTGCGCACGTGATAACCAGGTGGTGCTGTTTGAGGCGTTTAAAACCGCCAGCCTGCCGAATTTCCTGACCCTGCAGCAGTCGCTCACCCGCATCGGCAAGCTGCGCAAAGCCTTTATCAACTACTGCCAGTATTCGTCACGCTATCAGCGCTACCTCGACGGTGAGAACCCCAACACCTTCAACCCGGCGTGGTCCAACGGGTCAATTATGGATATCGGTTATTACTGCCTCGGCACCGCCGTCAGCCTGTGGGGGGCGCCGTACAGCGTCACCGCCAGCGCCAGCCTGCTGGAGAGCGGCGTCGACGCCCACGGCAGCGTGATCCTCAACTACGGCGATTTTGACGTGACTATCCAGCACTCGAAGGTCAGCCAGTCGACGCTGCCAAGTGAGATCCAGGGCGAAGAGGGTTCGCTGGTGATCGAGCAGGTTTCCGAATGCCAGCGCGTCAGCCTGGTGCCACGCGGCGGCAAAGCGCAGGATCTCAGCCAGCCGCAGCATATCAATACCATGCTGTACGAAGCGGAAACCTTCGCCCGCCTGGTAGAGAACAACGAGATCAATCATGCCGGCCTGGCAACCTCGCTGACCACCGCCCAGCTGCTGACCGAGATCCGCCGCCAGACCGGCGTGGTGTTCCCGGCAGACAGCCCCGATGCGGCGGTTGTGTAA